In one window of Haloimpatiens sp. FM7315 DNA:
- a CDS encoding FMN-dependent NADH-azoreductase: MKKILYISASSKPEDMSTSKTAGRYFINKFKCEDPQVVVEELDLYSEDIKDPNYKCFKGTAELVDGEEYESLREEDKNLVDRMNELCNQFLSADIYVIAAPMWSVSFPSILKRYIDSIMLNNKLIELREESVKGLLDDKPRDMVYIQSSGGIYPKILGGKFNHGVDYFHDIFKFLGVKRFEKVLIEGVDMNKVGRDKALEIAYEDIDLVVKRFSKDAVFKI; the protein is encoded by the coding sequence ATGAAAAAAATATTATATATTTCTGCTAGTTCAAAACCAGAGGATATGTCTACTAGTAAAACTGCGGGGAGATATTTTATAAATAAGTTTAAATGTGAGGACCCTCAGGTAGTAGTTGAAGAATTAGATCTATATAGTGAAGATATAAAAGATCCAAATTACAAATGCTTTAAGGGTACTGCAGAACTTGTAGATGGAGAGGAATATGAGAGCTTAAGAGAAGAGGACAAGAATTTAGTAGATAGGATGAATGAGCTTTGTAACCAATTTTTAAGTGCTGATATTTATGTAATTGCGGCACCTATGTGGAGTGTGAGTTTTCCATCAATTTTAAAAAGATATATAGACTCTATTATGCTTAACAATAAATTAATTGAGTTAAGGGAAGAAAGTGTCAAGGGACTTTTAGATGATAAGCCTAGAGATATGGTATATATTCAATCTTCGGGAGGAATATATCCTAAGATTTTAGGAGGAAAGTTTAATCATGGAGTAGATTATTTTCATGATATTTTCAAATTTTTAGGTGTTAAAAGATTTGAAAAAGTATTAATTGAAGGGGTTGATATGAATAAAGTTGGAAGAGATAAGGCTCTTGAAATCGCTTACGAAGACATAGATCTTGTAGTTAAAAGATTTTCAAAAGATGCAGTTTTTAAAATTTAA
- the selD gene encoding selenide, water dikinase SelD — protein MNNKRLTEMSKTSGUAAKIGPETLSKILNKLPKMQDNNLIVGIETSDDAAVYKLSEDMAIIQTLDFFTPVVDDPYTFGQIAATNSLSDIYAMGGKPTVALNIVCFPNCLPIDVLGEILKGGADKVLEAGAVVVGGHSVEDDEPKYGLSVTGVVNPNKVLKNCGCKEGEVLILTKPLGVGIINTAIKAELASKETYDKAVKNMTTLNKYAGEIVAKYPISACTDITGFGIMGHAYEMASGSENITIKLLKDNIPFIEEAKELSQMGLVPAGAYNNRGYLDGKYELKDVPEWLEDILFDPQTSGGLLVSISKDEAPKLLEELNKLEIKSSVIGEVVPFKEKYIVVE, from the coding sequence ATGAATAATAAAAGATTAACAGAAATGAGCAAAACCTCTGGATGAGCAGCTAAAATAGGGCCGGAGACCCTTTCAAAGATTTTAAACAAATTGCCTAAAATGCAGGATAATAATCTAATAGTTGGTATAGAGACTTCAGATGATGCAGCTGTATATAAATTAAGTGAAGATATGGCCATAATTCAAACTCTAGATTTTTTTACTCCAGTAGTAGATGATCCCTACACTTTTGGACAGATAGCGGCAACTAATTCTTTAAGTGATATTTATGCTATGGGTGGAAAACCTACAGTAGCTCTTAATATAGTTTGTTTTCCTAATTGTCTTCCTATAGATGTTTTAGGTGAGATATTAAAAGGAGGAGCAGATAAAGTTTTAGAAGCAGGAGCTGTAGTAGTTGGAGGACATTCAGTAGAGGATGATGAGCCTAAATATGGATTATCTGTAACAGGAGTTGTAAATCCAAATAAGGTTTTAAAAAATTGTGGATGCAAAGAAGGAGAGGTTTTGATTTTAACTAAACCTTTAGGAGTTGGAATTATAAATACTGCAATTAAAGCAGAACTAGCCTCTAAAGAAACTTATGATAAGGCAGTAAAAAACATGACAACTTTAAATAAATATGCAGGTGAAATAGTAGCTAAGTATCCTATAAGTGCTTGTACAGATATAACTGGTTTTGGAATTATGGGACATGCGTACGAAATGGCTAGTGGTTCAGAGAATATTACAATTAAATTGTTAAAAGACAATATTCCCTTTATAGAAGAGGCAAAAGAGCTTTCTCAAATGGGTTTAGTACCAGCAGGTGCCTATAATAATAGAGGATATTTAGATGGAAAATATGAATTAAAGGATGTACCAGAGTGGCTAGAGGATATTTTATTCGACCCACAAACCTCTGGAGGACTTTTAGTTTCAATTTCAAAGGATGAGGCTCCTAAATTGTTAGAAGAGCTTAATAAATTAGAGATTAAGTCTTCTGTAATTGGAGAGGTTGTTCCTTTTAAAGAAAAATACATTGTGGTTGAATAA
- a CDS encoding helix-hairpin-helix domain-containing protein, with product MFNDECFRKNKEKYIGSLVILVISIVFLIVGYNLSKPNYNNEDEKNCENMFVESKTIEKSNFKLESSSDTIVVDIKGAVNKPGVYNLKKDGRVKDLIEIASGFTKDADINRMHMSKKLKDEDLIYVYKIGEKENLDLNRTLEVSRNTSSYNNDSDGKKVNLNTASIEELKTLPGVGDVTANKIIEFREKNGGFKSLEDLLKIDRIGEKTLKKFRDKVEI from the coding sequence ATGTTTAATGATGAGTGTTTTAGAAAAAACAAAGAAAAATATATAGGTTCCTTAGTGATATTGGTTATTTCTATAGTATTTCTCATTGTAGGGTATAATTTATCTAAACCTAATTATAATAATGAGGATGAAAAAAATTGTGAAAATATGTTTGTCGAGAGTAAAACTATAGAAAAGAGTAATTTTAAACTAGAAAGTTCTAGTGATACTATTGTAGTAGATATAAAAGGTGCAGTTAATAAACCAGGGGTTTATAATTTGAAAAAGGATGGGAGAGTTAAGGATTTAATAGAAATTGCAAGTGGGTTTACAAAGGATGCTGATATTAATAGGATGCACATGTCCAAAAAACTTAAGGATGAGGATTTAATATATGTATATAAAATAGGGGAAAAAGAAAATTTAGATTTAAATAGAACTTTAGAAGTTTCAAGGAATACTTCTAGTTATAATAATGACAGTGATGGGAAAAAAGTTAATTTAAATACCGCATCTATTGAAGAATTAAAAACTTTACCTGGAGTTGGAGACGTTACTGCAAATAAAATTATAGAGTTTAGAGAAAAAAATGGTGGATTTAAAAGCCTAGAAGATCTATTGAAGATTGATAGGATAGGTGAGAAAACTCTTAAGAAATTTAGAGATAAAGTAGAAATATAG
- a CDS encoding D-alanyl-D-alanine carboxypeptidase family protein, whose product MHIFSYTVKASTPKPPEVSADGAILMDAKSLQILYSKNIDTSYPPASTTKIMTALLTFEKCNLDDLVTVGKNPPLADGSKIYIHVGEKLTVEQLLHGLLLSSANDCAETLAEYMAGSKENFAKMMNQRAKELGCTNTNFVNPSGLYNKEHKTSAKDLALIMNELVKHEEYIKIAKTSSYKIPKTNKMSEERPLWNGNRLIQSCSGYYYKYCEGGKTGYTVQSLHSYVASAKKDGHRLIVALVHDGHKTFFKDAPLLFNYGFDNFESLKLYSKGDTIDNYEINDNSKIPININEDFYYSFLKNQYQKDKTKVELKIEDLENKTIKKGTVIGKCLITYDNKTIGMAEVTAGSNYTPKEILGINMNFAKTKSKNSLYTYLLFALGILFISIISMRIIRKRKAKKNS is encoded by the coding sequence TTGCATATTTTTTCTTACACAGTCAAAGCATCTACACCAAAACCACCAGAAGTATCTGCTGATGGCGCTATACTTATGGATGCAAAATCTTTGCAAATACTATATTCAAAAAACATAGATACTTCTTATCCACCTGCATCTACTACTAAAATAATGACTGCACTTTTAACCTTTGAAAAATGCAATTTAGATGATTTAGTTACGGTAGGTAAAAATCCACCTCTTGCAGATGGAAGTAAAATATATATACATGTTGGTGAAAAATTAACAGTTGAACAACTTCTACATGGTCTTTTGCTATCCTCTGCCAATGATTGTGCAGAAACCTTAGCAGAATACATGGCAGGAAGCAAAGAAAATTTTGCTAAAATGATGAACCAAAGAGCAAAAGAACTGGGCTGTACAAATACTAATTTTGTGAATCCCAGTGGTCTTTATAATAAGGAACATAAAACTAGCGCTAAAGATTTAGCACTTATTATGAATGAACTTGTAAAGCACGAAGAATATATAAAAATTGCTAAAACTTCTTCATACAAAATACCAAAAACCAATAAAATGAGCGAAGAGAGACCTCTTTGGAATGGAAATAGATTAATTCAATCTTGTAGTGGGTATTATTACAAATACTGTGAAGGAGGCAAAACTGGATATACAGTTCAATCCCTACACTCTTATGTTGCAAGTGCAAAAAAAGATGGCCATAGGCTTATAGTAGCTCTTGTACATGATGGCCATAAAACTTTTTTTAAAGATGCTCCTTTACTATTTAACTACGGATTTGATAATTTTGAGTCTTTAAAACTTTATTCAAAGGGAGATACTATTGATAATTATGAAATAAATGATAATAGCAAGATACCAATAAATATAAATGAAGATTTTTATTACTCTTTTTTGAAAAATCAATACCAAAAAGACAAAACAAAAGTAGAATTAAAAATTGAAGATTTAGAAAATAAGACCATAAAAAAAGGAACTGTAATTGGCAAATGCTTAATTACATATGACAATAAAACAATTGGTATGGCTGAGGTTACAGCAGGTAGCAATTACACACCTAAAGAAATATTAGGTATAAACATGAACTTTGCAAAAACTAAGTCCAAAAATTCTTTATATACATACTTATTGTTTGCTTTAGGAATATTGTTTATTTCCATAATTTCAATGAGAATTATAAGAAAGAGAAAAGCTAAGAAAAATTCTTAA